The proteins below come from a single Elusimicrobiales bacterium genomic window:
- a CDS encoding transglutaminase family protein: protein MIKTLPDNELKALIILAGDEEDSNSALLRGKLAQIAGREPERLEAIAEAEFSGGLPPAVASLLEEARWALLENLFSKIAASPSPDLEEGLFLISKFAYPRLSLADISAPADALAADIKKTASSAGSLEEYIAAFNETVFRNRSFSCCDGAGAGPESAYLYTLLKTRRAAAPALGALYIIVGKRLEVPVCASAMPGHFIAQFRAWDAEVFVDLCREGKIVSRRECQMMTLSRGLRWDGDYLKPVDSRALLCHTLSSLIYNYNRAKDARRATQLTRYLQILQG from the coding sequence ATGATAAAAACGCTGCCCGACAACGAGTTGAAAGCCCTTATAATTCTCGCGGGGGACGAGGAAGACTCCAACTCCGCCCTTCTGCGCGGGAAGCTGGCGCAGATAGCCGGCCGCGAGCCGGAGCGGCTAGAGGCTATCGCCGAAGCCGAGTTTTCCGGCGGGCTGCCGCCGGCGGTGGCCTCGCTGCTTGAGGAAGCGCGCTGGGCGCTGCTGGAAAACCTGTTTAGCAAGATTGCCGCAAGCCCGTCGCCGGACCTGGAGGAGGGGCTTTTCCTGATTTCCAAATTCGCGTATCCGCGCCTGTCGCTGGCGGATATTTCCGCTCCCGCCGACGCGCTGGCGGCGGACATAAAAAAGACCGCTTCCTCCGCCGGCAGTCTGGAGGAATACATAGCCGCCTTCAATGAAACGGTGTTCAGGAACCGCTCGTTCTCCTGCTGCGACGGCGCGGGCGCGGGGCCGGAAAGCGCGTATCTCTACACCCTGCTGAAAACCCGCCGGGCCGCGGCGCCCGCGCTGGGCGCGCTTTACATCATCGTGGGCAAAAGGCTGGAGGTGCCGGTGTGCGCCTCGGCCATGCCGGGGCATTTCATAGCGCAGTTCCGGGCCTGGGACGCGGAGGTTTTCGTGGATTTGTGCCGGGAGGGCAAAATAGTCTCCCGCCGGGAATGCCAGATGATGACGCTCTCGCGCGGGCTGCGCTGGGACGGCGATTATCTAAAGCCCGTGGATTCGCGCGCTCTGCTGTGCCATACTTTAAGCAGCCTCATCTACAACTACAACCGCGCCAAAGACGCCCGCCGCGCCACCCAGCTTACGCGCTACCTGCAAATTCTTCAGGGGTGA
- the amrS gene encoding AmmeMemoRadiSam system radical SAM enzyme, which yields MDYSRRAELFSKTEGGAGQCHACAHDCIIPSGGRGICGMRFNRDGEIFAPWGYVSALACDPVEKKPFFHLLPGEKALSFGMPGCNFRCRFCQNWELSQTCENAEIMEISPEKLAASASGCGARIMAATYNEPLISAEWAKAVFEEAGKKGLVRAFVSNGFASQKAVEYMRPALEAWKIDLKCFDDGKYREIIGGRLQPVLDTIKLVHSLGIWTEIVTLVVPDFNDSEAGLAQTARFIASVSPEIPWHVTAFHPDYKMTGSRPAAARDLERAARAGRAAGLKYVYSGNIPGGSENTVCPDCSKTLVERAGYGAKITGLAPSKDGKTAACKHCGAAIPGIFSGPAAG from the coding sequence ATGGACTATTCAAGGCGCGCGGAACTGTTTTCCAAAACCGAAGGCGGCGCGGGGCAATGCCATGCCTGCGCCCACGACTGCATAATCCCCTCCGGCGGGCGCGGGATCTGCGGCATGAGATTCAACAGGGACGGCGAGATTTTCGCGCCCTGGGGATATGTGTCCGCGCTGGCCTGCGACCCGGTGGAGAAAAAGCCGTTTTTCCATCTGCTGCCGGGGGAAAAGGCGCTTTCTTTCGGCATGCCCGGCTGCAATTTCCGCTGCCGCTTCTGCCAGAACTGGGAGCTTTCCCAGACCTGCGAAAACGCGGAAATCATGGAAATTTCCCCGGAAAAGCTGGCCGCCTCCGCCTCCGGCTGCGGCGCGCGCATAATGGCCGCCACCTATAACGAGCCGCTCATTTCCGCCGAATGGGCAAAAGCCGTCTTTGAAGAGGCCGGCAAAAAAGGCCTTGTCCGGGCTTTCGTCTCCAACGGTTTTGCCTCGCAAAAGGCGGTTGAATATATGCGCCCCGCGCTGGAGGCGTGGAAAATAGACCTCAAATGCTTTGACGACGGCAAATACCGCGAAATCATCGGCGGAAGGCTCCAGCCGGTGCTGGACACGATAAAGCTGGTTCACAGCCTTGGCATCTGGACGGAGATTGTAACGCTGGTCGTGCCGGATTTCAACGATTCGGAAGCCGGGCTTGCCCAAACAGCGCGGTTCATAGCGTCGGTCTCGCCGGAAATTCCGTGGCATGTTACGGCCTTCCATCCCGATTACAAGATGACCGGTTCCCGCCCCGCCGCCGCGCGGGATTTGGAGCGCGCCGCCCGCGCGGGCAGGGCGGCGGGGCTGAAATATGTGTATTCCGGCAATATCCCCGGCGGCAGCGAAAACACCGTCTGCCCGGACTGCTCAAAGACGCTGGTGGAACGCGCGGGGTACGGCGCGAAAATAACCGGACTTGCCCCCTCAAAAGACGGCAAAACCGCCGCCTGCAAACACTGCGGCGCGGCGATACCGGGGATTTTCAGCGGACCTGCCGCAGGATAG
- a CDS encoding glycosyltransferase family 9 protein, whose amino-acid sequence MNILLVWIGRLGDLLVSTPFMAAMRAKYPDARITLLARSYVRGARELLPFVDETVFLSAAPRDIAALAKTLLLKKFDLCVDMNCSYSRASGALTRLSGAASRVSFDKYRAGWFYTATVAAPREDEHMQQRYRRLADFFGAPFAPEMKISIPEERRRRAREILAACGVKKGDFTVAMHTGNYKKFDHRWPEEKFAELAKRISASGARVAYLCGPGEEAQVRRAAQMAGVDAILPPAELGLMAGILSEMNMLVVSATGTMHLAAAAGTPMISLHSGYTEKCWKPLQGEGVAVASKDWHSLRGITVDEVWQAYLKLRGQTHP is encoded by the coding sequence GTGAATATTCTGCTGGTTTGGATAGGCAGGCTGGGCGACCTGCTGGTGTCAACCCCTTTTATGGCGGCGATGCGCGCAAAATACCCGGACGCGCGCATAACGCTGCTTGCCCGGAGCTATGTGCGCGGCGCGCGGGAACTGCTGCCTTTTGTTGACGAAACCGTTTTCCTTTCCGCCGCGCCGCGCGATATCGCCGCGCTGGCAAAAACCCTGCTTTTGAAAAAGTTTGACCTGTGCGTGGACATGAACTGCTCCTATTCCCGCGCGTCGGGCGCGCTGACCCGGCTGAGCGGCGCGGCAAGCCGCGTCTCTTTTGACAAATACCGCGCAGGCTGGTTCTACACCGCCACAGTGGCCGCGCCGCGCGAGGACGAGCATATGCAGCAGCGCTACCGCCGTCTGGCGGATTTTTTCGGCGCGCCGTTTGCGCCGGAAATGAAAATTTCAATCCCGGAGGAGCGCCGCCGCCGGGCCAGGGAAATTCTGGCCGCCTGCGGCGTGAAAAAAGGCGATTTCACAGTCGCGATGCACACCGGCAATTACAAGAAATTCGACCACCGCTGGCCGGAGGAGAAATTCGCGGAGCTGGCGAAAAGGATTTCCGCCTCCGGCGCGCGGGTGGCATATCTCTGCGGCCCCGGAGAAGAGGCGCAGGTCCGCCGCGCGGCGCAAATGGCGGGAGTGGACGCAATCCTCCCCCCGGCGGAGCTTGGGCTGATGGCGGGAATTTTATCCGAGATGAACATGCTTGTGGTGAGCGCGACGGGGACCATGCATCTGGCAGCCGCCGCCGGAACGCCCATGATTTCGCTGCACAGCGGATACACCGAAAAATGCTGGAAACCGCTTCAGGGAGAGGGCGTAGCCGTCGCCTCAAAAGACTGGCATTCGCTGCGCGGCATAACCGTTGACGAGGTCTGGCAGGCGTATCTGAAACTGCGCGGGCAAACTCACCCCTGA
- a CDS encoding ORF6N domain-containing protein has product MGNTMPARALNLEQSVIMLRGQRVMLDADLAVLYGVATRAFNQTVKRNRKRFPADFMFKLTRAEVAGLMSQFVTSSSGHGGRRYIPYAFTEHGAVMASMLLNSPRVVEMSIHVVRAFIRFRQVLSANAELAGRLEMPERRVHKHDKSLARVFEAMRLLLSGPEAEPGRKVIGFCG; this is encoded by the coding sequence ATGGGCAATACAATGCCCGCAAGGGCGCTCAATCTGGAGCAGTCGGTAATAATGCTGCGCGGGCAGCGTGTCATGCTGGACGCAGACCTGGCTGTGTTATACGGTGTCGCCACCAGGGCCTTCAATCAGACTGTAAAGAGGAACCGGAAACGGTTCCCCGCCGATTTCATGTTTAAGCTGACGCGGGCGGAAGTTGCCGGCTTGATGTCACAATTTGTGACCTCAAGTTCCGGTCATGGCGGAAGGCGGTATATCCCTTATGCTTTTACGGAGCATGGCGCGGTGATGGCGTCAATGTTGCTGAATTCGCCGCGCGTCGTTGAAATGAGCATACATGTGGTTCGCGCTTTTATCCGTTTCCGGCAGGTTTTGTCGGCGAATGCGGAACTGGCGGGGCGGCTGGAAATGCCGGAGCGGCGGGTGCATAAACACGATAAATCTCTGGCGCGGGTGTTTGAGGCGATGCGGTTGCTGCTGTCCGGGCCGGAAGCGGAGCCCGGGCGCAAGGTTATAGGATTTTGCGGATAG
- a CDS encoding aminopeptidase P family protein, whose product MLKKTDARLGEFQAFMSKNGVEAYVVSSPADQYFLTGFRMDDWTLLVTPKHARGFMPEMFVGQFRDIAPFCDAEKAVYPHKAVVAAIKAAKITRAAFDGGNETFVSGMFWRKNGLHDLPGAVAHLRRRKDAFEAGLIAKSCKIAVKAYKTLLPEIKPGMTENQVRARLEYLMDMMGAKEPSFSIIIGSGPNAALPHHITSDRKLRKNETLLLDFGCRYNGYCSDITRTIFLGRPTEEFRKIYAIVDKSQEAGVKAVRAGVMTGDVDKICRGIISDAGYGDKFTHGTGHGLGLDIHEPPRLNNNPALNVSLETGMAVTVEPGIYLPGKFGVRIEDTVLVTKTGCDVLTR is encoded by the coding sequence ATGCTCAAAAAAACAGACGCCAGGCTTGGGGAATTTCAGGCTTTTATGTCAAAAAACGGGGTGGAAGCTTATGTGGTTTCCAGCCCGGCGGACCAGTATTTTCTGACGGGTTTCAGGATGGACGACTGGACTTTGCTTGTAACCCCCAAACACGCGCGCGGCTTCATGCCGGAAATGTTTGTTGGGCAGTTCCGGGACATAGCCCCGTTCTGCGATGCGGAGAAAGCGGTTTATCCGCACAAGGCGGTTGTCGCGGCGATTAAAGCCGCCAAAATAACCCGCGCCGCTTTTGACGGCGGAAACGAAACTTTCGTCTCCGGCATGTTCTGGCGCAAAAACGGGCTGCACGACCTGCCGGGCGCGGTGGCGCATCTGCGCCGCCGCAAGGACGCTTTTGAGGCCGGGCTTATCGCCAAATCCTGCAAAATCGCGGTGAAGGCGTATAAAACCCTGCTGCCGGAAATCAAGCCCGGAATGACCGAGAATCAGGTCCGCGCGCGGCTTGAATACCTGATGGACATGATGGGCGCCAAAGAGCCGTCTTTTTCCATAATCATCGGCTCCGGCCCCAATGCCGCGCTGCCGCATCACATCACCTCGGACAGAAAACTCAGGAAAAACGAGACGCTGCTGCTGGATTTCGGCTGCCGCTACAACGGGTACTGCTCGGATATAACCCGCACCATATTCCTGGGCAGGCCGACGGAAGAGTTCAGGAAAATCTACGCGATTGTGGACAAATCCCAGGAAGCCGGGGTGAAGGCGGTCAGGGCGGGCGTTATGACCGGCGATGTGGACAAAATCTGCCGCGGCATTATCTCCGATGCCGGCTACGGCGACAAATTCACTCACGGCACCGGCCACGGGCTGGGGCTGGACATTCACGAGCCGCCCCGGCTCAATAACAACCCGGCGCTCAACGTCTCTCTTGAAACGGGCATGGCCGTTACGGTGGAGCCTGGCATTTACCTGCCGGGCAAATTCGGCGTAAGGATAGAAGACACCGTTCTTGTAACAAAAACCGGCTGCGATGTGCTGACGAGATAG
- the hypF gene encoding carbamoyltransferase HypF, which translates to MTGKTRLGIKIEGVVQGVGFRPFVSRLAKEHGITGWTANTPAGVIIEAEGEPEKLERFSADLKTRRPPQSRIDSITMSPLPAAGDAVFEIRQSRSGQAGAAIIPADLAVCPACARDIAEPDNRRFNYPFANCTDCGPRFTIVKSLPYDRANTTMSEFEMCADCAREFGDPDNRRFHAQPNCCPVCGPHITLECGARTFSGETALPEAARLILSGAIAAVKSLGGFQLACDAANAAALDRLRKAKNRPAKPFALMAACAAAAKKFCEMSAEEEALFNSPAAPAVMLRKKENAPAVSPGLATAAVMAAYTPLHRLLFAELAKRGFDGPLVMTSANLRDEPICISKEQVLQRLPGLAGAVLDHNRGIHNRCDDSVAFVQDGQPRIIRRARGYTPQSVRLGRGGGCALGAGGQMKGAFCLARGAEAFLSQHIGEMDEPGCESFYLETLEKMQALLGVKAETAAHDLHPDYAATRIAKSLGVKTVAVQHHYAHIASVMAEHDINGPVIGLAFDGTGLGPDGSIWGGEILVCEGAKWERRGALKAVRLPGGDVAAVEIWRMALSWIMSVYGNNWRDKAGRVFGGLDGVDTAARMIESGFNSPYTTSMGRLFDAMSFLCGGPAKAGYEAQAAMEFESLCRGGADDGWNFDIYKENGLWVMDPSPLIRAALENPLPRAAAARRFHGALCAAAAAAVQKISPESGTKKIALSGGVFQNRLLLGLCTGRLARAGYEVYCNRQVPANDGGLALGQVYAARSTLGA; encoded by the coding sequence ATGACGGGCAAAACCAGACTCGGTATAAAAATAGAAGGCGTGGTGCAGGGGGTGGGGTTTCGGCCTTTTGTGAGCCGGCTGGCGAAAGAACACGGCATAACCGGCTGGACGGCCAACACCCCCGCCGGAGTCATAATAGAGGCCGAGGGCGAACCGGAAAAGCTGGAGCGTTTCTCCGCGGATTTAAAAACCCGCCGCCCGCCGCAGTCCCGGATAGATTCCATCACAATGTCGCCGCTGCCCGCCGCGGGGGACGCCGTTTTTGAAATCCGCCAAAGCCGCTCCGGCCAGGCGGGAGCGGCCATCATCCCGGCGGACCTGGCGGTATGCCCCGCCTGCGCGCGCGATATTGCGGAGCCGGACAACCGCCGTTTCAATTATCCGTTTGCAAACTGCACGGACTGCGGGCCGCGCTTTACCATAGTCAAATCGCTGCCTTATGACAGGGCCAACACCACCATGTCGGAATTTGAAATGTGCGCGGACTGCGCGCGCGAGTTCGGCGACCCGGACAACCGCCGCTTCCACGCGCAGCCCAACTGCTGCCCCGTCTGCGGCCCGCATATAACGCTGGAATGCGGCGCGCGGACATTTTCCGGCGAGACCGCCCTGCCGGAGGCCGCAAGGCTGATTTTATCCGGCGCGATAGCGGCGGTAAAAAGCCTGGGCGGATTTCAACTGGCCTGCGACGCCGCCAATGCCGCCGCACTGGACAGATTGCGCAAGGCCAAAAACAGGCCGGCAAAACCCTTCGCCCTCATGGCCGCCTGCGCCGCAGCCGCCAAAAAATTCTGCGAAATGAGCGCGGAGGAGGAGGCGCTTTTCAACTCGCCCGCCGCGCCCGCGGTGATGCTGCGAAAAAAAGAAAACGCGCCGGCGGTGTCGCCGGGGCTTGCGACCGCGGCGGTGATGGCGGCCTACACCCCGCTGCACAGGCTGCTGTTTGCGGAGCTGGCAAAGCGCGGCTTTGACGGCCCGCTGGTGATGACATCCGCTAATCTGCGCGACGAGCCTATCTGCATCAGTAAGGAGCAAGTCCTGCAAAGGCTGCCCGGCCTGGCCGGCGCCGTGCTGGACCACAACCGCGGCATACACAACCGCTGCGACGACTCGGTGGCATTTGTTCAGGACGGGCAGCCGCGTATTATAAGGCGGGCGCGGGGATACACTCCGCAGTCCGTGCGCCTCGGGCGCGGGGGCGGCTGCGCGCTGGGCGCGGGCGGGCAGATGAAGGGCGCTTTCTGCCTGGCGCGCGGGGCGGAGGCTTTCCTGTCCCAGCATATCGGCGAGATGGACGAGCCGGGTTGCGAATCGTTTTATCTGGAAACGCTGGAGAAAATGCAGGCGCTGCTGGGCGTGAAAGCCGAAACCGCCGCGCATGACCTGCACCCCGATTACGCCGCCACGCGCATAGCCAAATCCCTGGGCGTAAAGACTGTCGCCGTGCAGCATCATTACGCGCATATCGCCTCGGTAATGGCCGAGCATGATATAAACGGCCCCGTCATAGGGCTGGCTTTTGACGGAACCGGCCTGGGGCCGGACGGCTCAATCTGGGGCGGGGAAATACTGGTCTGCGAAGGCGCCAAATGGGAAAGGCGCGGAGCGCTGAAAGCCGTGCGCCTGCCCGGCGGCGACGTTGCGGCGGTTGAAATATGGCGCATGGCGCTGTCGTGGATAATGTCGGTTTACGGCAACAACTGGCGCGACAAGGCGGGCCGCGTCTTTGGCGGTCTGGACGGCGTTGACACCGCCGCCCGCATGATTGAAAGCGGCTTCAACTCGCCGTATACGACAAGCATGGGCAGGCTGTTTGACGCCATGTCTTTCCTGTGCGGCGGGCCGGCAAAAGCCGGCTACGAGGCGCAGGCCGCAATGGAATTTGAATCGCTCTGCCGCGGCGGGGCGGACGACGGCTGGAATTTTGATATTTACAAGGAAAACGGGCTTTGGGTTATGGACCCTTCTCCGCTGATACGCGCCGCGCTGGAAAATCCGCTTCCGCGCGCGGCGGCGGCGAGGCGTTTCCACGGCGCGCTGTGCGCGGCGGCAGCGGCGGCGGTTCAAAAAATATCGCCGGAAAGCGGGACTAAAAAAATCGCGCTTTCCGGCGGAGTATTTCAGAACAGGCTGCTGCTGGGTCTGTGCACCGGGCGGCTGGCCCGCGCCGGATACGAGGTTTACTGCAACCGGCAGGTTCCCGCCAACGACGGAGGCCTCGCCCTGGGCCAGGTTTACGCGGCAAGATCCACTTTAGGGGCCTGA
- a CDS encoding LemA family protein: MVIFTVAVVVVLLWGAVTYNALITLRNNVANGFRQIDVQLKRRYDLIPNLVNAVKGEMKFEKETLERVIAARGAALAANSTGNVSDISKKEGELSSALGRLLAISENYPNLKASENVKTLMEEVASTENKIAFARQFYNDIVTAFNTKQQVFPSNFVAQFGGFKPADLFAIPESSAEERQAPKVDLAA; this comes from the coding sequence ATGGTGATATTCACGGTGGCTGTGGTTGTTGTGCTGTTGTGGGGGGCGGTTACATACAATGCGCTGATAACGTTGCGCAACAATGTGGCCAACGGCTTCCGCCAGATAGACGTGCAGCTCAAACGCCGCTACGACCTGATACCCAATCTGGTCAACGCGGTAAAAGGCGAGATGAAGTTTGAAAAAGAGACGCTGGAGCGCGTCATCGCCGCGCGCGGCGCCGCGCTGGCGGCCAATTCCACCGGCAATGTGTCCGACATCTCCAAAAAAGAGGGCGAACTGTCGTCCGCGCTGGGCAGGCTGCTGGCAATCTCGGAAAATTACCCCAACCTCAAGGCCAGCGAGAACGTAAAAACGCTCATGGAGGAGGTCGCCTCCACCGAGAATAAAATCGCCTTCGCCCGGCAGTTTTACAACGACATTGTAACCGCCTTCAACACCAAACAACAGGTGTTTCCCAGCAATTTCGTGGCGCAGTTCGGCGGTTTTAAGCCGGCGGATTTGTTTGCGATACCCGAGTCGTCGGCGGAGGAGCGTCAGGCCCCTAAAGTGGATCTTGCCGCGTAA
- the queD gene encoding 6-carboxytetrahydropterin synthase QueD, producing the protein MFLIKTFSFDAAHNLVEYKGKCERLHGHTYRLAVTVEGKPSKKDGMVMDFAELKDMVRELVLEKLDHAYINDIIPQSTAENMARWIWDRLSPALRRRKVRLARVELWETQDSAAVYEGKD; encoded by the coding sequence ATGTTCCTCATAAAAACGTTCTCTTTTGACGCGGCGCATAACCTGGTTGAATACAAGGGAAAATGCGAGCGGCTGCACGGCCACACCTACCGACTTGCCGTTACGGTGGAGGGAAAACCCTCAAAAAAAGACGGCATGGTGATGGATTTTGCGGAGCTTAAAGACATGGTCCGGGAGCTTGTGCTGGAAAAACTGGACCATGCCTATATAAACGACATAATTCCCCAGTCCACCGCCGAGAATATGGCGCGGTGGATATGGGACAGGCTGTCCCCCGCGCTCAGGCGCAGAAAAGTCCGTCTTGCGCGGGTGGAGCTTTGGGAAACCCAAGACAGCGCCGCGGTTTATGAAGGCAAAGATTAA
- a CDS encoding DEAD/DEAH box helicase — translation MPGDIQNIHGLPNAAAKAHFALRLGLPRIIYCAPDEEAVSEFLLSARALRGLSGGADFSSVQIGEEVLSRCAALGALCAAGDGPVIAGASFASLLLPADDLAAFAAASRSIRRGGALKRAELLDWLEKSGYQRAEFAEQPGEYAARGAVADIFAPGAPKPARLYLSGDGVESIRFFDPETQDCGAFADAIALPPCRAASGETPLLQRLSGFRFITDLTEPAHEAVPAPEIPGAIAITPLSGENYGAGKNLSFSGNVELLVSEVARLRAGGINPVVSCLNRGELERIGELAPGLDLRVCALREGFVHPPSGFAVITSGDIFSRRYSGGSLLKKFDSPGSKRVRFRDLKPGDFVVHETYGIGRYLGMSALRHDGTPASPDDTDAADCLRLEYKNSHRLFVPLFDFSKVQKYVGAEGKAPRLSALGGNGWGNIKSRVKEGVEKAAKEILAMEAERAAAQSPALPGDEHMEREFADSFPYEETPDQTKAIAAVAAQLSLPKPMDAVIAGDVGFGKTEVAIRAALRCVLSGRQAAVVVPTTVLAAQHFRTFTQRLAGFPVKTAMLCRFQSTAEQKQTVLDLRSGACDIIIGTQRLLSKDVAFARLGLCIIDEEHRFGVRQKEKIRRISAGAHTLLMSATPIPRTLYQAMSGLREIAVIETPPAGRMPIATRVAPWDEKIAAAAIREELARGGQVYYVHNRVRTLASRAAFLKSAVPEAAIISAHGQMPGGELERAMWDFFNRRYNVLAASTIIESGLDMPDVNTLIVENAHEFGLAQLYQLRGRIGRGDKKAYCYLFYPPWLDKKPPPPDLPDDEYEPPRRRRRHKAPPRPAMTEDAAKRLAALTEFGELGSGFRLAMRDLEIRGAGELLGLRQHGFINEVGLSLYCELLAAEVKRLRGAPEEAAPLAYFDAPVAAYIPPDYLPDEAARLDWYRRLLGADENSAPGVLSGLEGLCGPAPESVRNIAEIMKLRRAAARAGARALEMRDGALEVYFRKDSPPSAEAARRLAARYGARLRFVPASLGDGVRIECPDATPLAFAREVVSAIASNK, via the coding sequence ATGCCGGGCGACATTCAAAACATACACGGCCTTCCCAACGCTGCCGCGAAGGCGCATTTTGCGCTGCGGCTGGGGCTGCCGCGCATTATTTATTGCGCGCCGGACGAGGAGGCGGTGTCGGAATTCCTGCTATCGGCGCGGGCGCTGCGCGGGCTTTCCGGCGGCGCGGATTTTTCTTCCGTGCAGATAGGCGAGGAAGTTTTGTCCCGCTGCGCCGCGCTGGGCGCGCTTTGCGCGGCGGGGGACGGGCCGGTCATCGCGGGGGCCAGTTTCGCCAGCCTGCTGCTGCCGGCGGATGATTTGGCCGCTTTCGCCGCCGCCTCAAGGAGCATACGGCGCGGCGGCGCGCTCAAGCGCGCCGAATTGCTGGACTGGCTGGAAAAATCCGGCTATCAGCGCGCGGAATTCGCCGAGCAGCCGGGCGAATACGCCGCGCGCGGCGCGGTGGCCGATATTTTCGCCCCGGGCGCGCCAAAACCCGCGCGGCTCTACCTCTCCGGCGACGGGGTGGAAAGCATACGGTTTTTTGACCCGGAAACGCAGGACTGCGGCGCGTTTGCGGACGCAATCGCGCTGCCGCCCTGCCGCGCCGCCTCCGGCGAAACGCCGCTGCTGCAAAGGCTGTCCGGCTTCCGTTTCATTACGGACCTGACGGAGCCGGCCCATGAGGCCGTCCCCGCGCCGGAAATACCCGGCGCAATCGCAATCACCCCGCTTTCCGGGGAAAATTACGGGGCGGGCAAAAACCTCTCCTTCAGCGGGAATGTGGAGCTGCTTGTCTCCGAGGTTGCGCGGCTGCGGGCGGGGGGGATAAATCCGGTTGTCTCCTGCCTCAACCGCGGCGAGCTGGAACGGATAGGCGAGCTTGCGCCGGGGCTGGATTTGCGCGTCTGCGCGCTGCGGGAGGGTTTTGTCCACCCGCCGTCGGGCTTTGCCGTCATAACATCGGGCGATATATTCTCGCGCAGGTATTCGGGCGGCTCGCTGCTTAAGAAGTTCGATTCCCCCGGCTCAAAGCGCGTCCGTTTCCGCGACCTCAAGCCGGGCGATTTCGTGGTGCATGAAACCTACGGCATAGGCCGCTACCTGGGCATGAGCGCCCTGCGCCACGACGGGACGCCGGCCTCCCCCGATGATACCGACGCCGCGGACTGCCTGCGGCTGGAATACAAAAACTCCCACCGGCTTTTCGTGCCGTTGTTTGATTTTTCCAAGGTGCAGAAATACGTGGGCGCCGAGGGCAAAGCTCCCCGGCTGTCCGCGCTGGGCGGAAACGGCTGGGGCAATATAAAATCCCGCGTTAAAGAGGGGGTTGAAAAAGCCGCAAAGGAAATTCTGGCCATGGAGGCCGAGCGCGCCGCCGCCCAATCCCCCGCCCTGCCCGGCGACGAGCATATGGAGCGCGAATTCGCCGATTCTTTCCCCTACGAGGAGACGCCGGACCAGACAAAGGCCATCGCCGCCGTGGCCGCGCAACTGTCGCTGCCAAAGCCGATGGACGCCGTGATTGCGGGGGATGTGGGCTTTGGCAAAACCGAGGTCGCCATACGCGCCGCGCTGCGCTGCGTCCTCTCCGGCAGGCAGGCGGCGGTGGTCGTGCCCACCACGGTGCTGGCGGCGCAGCATTTCCGCACCTTCACGCAGCGGCTGGCGGGGTTTCCGGTCAAAACAGCCATGCTTTGCCGCTTCCAGTCAACGGCGGAACAGAAACAGACGGTTTTGGATTTGCGCTCCGGGGCCTGCGATATAATCATAGGCACGCAGCGGCTTTTGTCCAAAGATGTGGCCTTTGCCAGGCTGGGGCTTTGCATTATTGACGAGGAGCACCGCTTCGGCGTCCGCCAGAAGGAGAAAATACGCCGCATTTCCGCCGGCGCGCACACATTGCTGATGTCGGCCACGCCCATACCGCGCACTCTCTACCAGGCGATGTCCGGCCTGCGCGAGATAGCCGTCATAGAAACCCCGCCCGCCGGCAGAATGCCGATAGCCACCCGCGTCGCCCCCTGGGACGAAAAAATAGCTGCCGCCGCCATACGGGAGGAGCTTGCCCGCGGCGGGCAGGTTTATTACGTGCACAACAGGGTGCGCACGCTGGCCTCCCGCGCCGCTTTCCTGAAATCCGCCGTGCCGGAGGCCGCCATAATCTCCGCCCACGGCCAGATGCCGGGAGGCGAGCTGGAGCGCGCGATGTGGGACTTTTTCAACCGCCGCTACAACGTGCTGGCGGCTTCCACAATCATAGAATCCGGGCTGGACATGCCCGATGTTAACACGCTTATAGTGGAAAACGCGCACGAATTCGGCCTTGCCCAGCTTTACCAGCTGCGCGGGCGCATAGGCCGGGGCGACAAAAAGGCGTACTGCTATCTGTTCTATCCGCCCTGGCTGGACAAAAAACCCCCGCCGCCGGACCTCCCGGACGACGAGTATGAGCCGCCCCGCCGCCGCAGGCGGCACAAGGCCCCTCCCCGCCCGGCCATGACCGAGGACGCCGCCAAACGGCTTGCCGCGCTGACCGAGTTCGGCGAGCTTGGCTCCGGCTTCCGGCTGGCGATGCGCGACCTGGAAATACGCGGCGCGGGCGAGCTGCTGGGGCTGCGCCAGCACGGTTTCATAAACGAGGTGGGGCTGTCGCTTTACTGCGAATTGCTGGCGGCGGAGGTCAAAAGACTGCGCGGCGCGCCGGAAGAGGCCGCGCCGCTGGCCTATTTCGACGCGCCGGTTGCCGCCTATATCCCGCCCGATTATCTGCCGGACGAGGCCGCCCGGCTGGACTGGTACCGCCGTCTGCTGGGCGCGGACGAAAATTCCGCCCCGGGCGTGCTGTCCGGGCTGGAAGGGCTTTGCGGCCCCGCGCCGGAGAGCGTGCGCAACATAGCCGAAATAATGAAGCTGCGCCGCGCCGCCGCCCGGGCCGGCGCGCGCGCGCTGGAGATGCGCGACGGCGCGCTTGAAGTCTATTTCCGCAAAGACTCGCCCCCTTCGGCGGAGGCTGCGCGGCGGCTTGCCGCCCGCTACGGCGCAAGGCTGCGCTTTGTCCCCGCCTCGCTTGGCGACGGCGTGCGCATAGAATGCCCGGATGCGACGCCCCTGGCCTTCGCCCGGGAAGTCGTTTCCGCCATAGCATCAAATAAGTAG